Proteins from one Triticum aestivum cultivar Chinese Spring chromosome 7A, IWGSC CS RefSeq v2.1, whole genome shotgun sequence genomic window:
- the LOC123154828 gene encoding protein DETOXIFICATION 16 isoform X1 codes for MEMPSVDEQPLLVELDDNAAAPEAKRLMRLAGPLVASGILRCALQLVSVMFVGHLGELPLAGASLATSLANVTGFSLLAGMASALDTLCGQAFGARQYHLLGVYKQRAMLVLTLACVPIALVWANTARFLLLLGQDPAIAAEAGAYARWLIPALVPYVPLTCHIRFLQTQSIVLPVMASSTVTSLSHVAVCWALVHKAGMGSKGAALATAVSYSTNLAILSLCTRLSGACKRTWTGFSMQAFKELRQFADLAVPSAMMVCLEWWSFELLVLLSGLLPNPKLETSVLSICLNTGALMFMVPSGLCTAISTRVSNELGAGRPHAAKLATRLVVCMALFAGSVISITMISLRKFWGYMYSNEEEVVTYIARMIPVLAISFFIDGIHTSLSGVLYGCGEQKIGARVNLAAFYLAGIPLAVLLAFVLHLNGMGLWLGIVCGSLTKLVLLMWIVLSINWEKEAIKAKDMVLGSSLPAA; via the exons ATGGAGATGCCGAGCGTAGACGAGCAGCCCCTGCTCGTGGAGCTGGACGACAATGCGGCGGCACCGGAGGCGAAGCGACTGATGCGGCTGGCGGGGCCGCTGGTGGCAAGCGGCATCCTCCGGTGCGCGCTGCAGCTGGTGTCCGTGATGTTTGTCGGCCACCTTGGCGAGCTGCCCCTCGCCGGCGCTTCGCTCGCCACCTCCCTCGCCAACGTCACCGGCTTCAGCCTGCTAGCCGGCATGGCGAGCGCGCTGGACACGCTGTGCGGGCAGGCGTTCGGCGCGCGGCAGTACCACCTCCTCGGCGTCTACAAGCAgcgggcgatgctggtgctcacgCTCGCCTGCGTCCCCATCGCCCTCGTCTGGGCCAACACCGCCCGGTTCCTCCTGCTCCTCGGCCAGGACCCGGCCATCGCCGCCGAGGCCGGCGCCTACGCGCGGTGGCTCATCCCGGCCCTCGTCCCCTACGTCCCTCTCACGTGCCACATCCGGTTCCTGCAGACACAGAGCATCGTCCTTCCGGTCATGGCCAGCTCCACCGTGACGTCGCTGAGCCACGTCGCCGTGTGCTGGGCGCTGGTGCACAAGGCGGGCATGGGCAGCAAAGGCGCGGCGCTGGCCACCGCAGTTTCCTACTCCACAAACCTGGCTATACTGTCCCTGTGCACGAGGCTGTCCGGCGCCTGCAAGAGGACGTGGACTGGGTTCTCCATGCAGGCATTCAAGGAGCTGCGCCAGTTTGCGGATCTCGCCGTCCCGTCGGCCATGATGGTTTG CTTGGAATGGTGGTCGTTTGAATTGCTTGTGCTGCTCTCTGGTCTTCTGCCTAATCCTAAGCTTGAGACCTCAGTATTGTCAATATG TCTTAACACCGGTGCTCTCATGTTCATGGTGCCATCTGGTCTCTGCACAGCCATAAG TACACGCGTTTCCAATGAACTTGGTGCCGGTAGGCCTCACGCAGCGAAGCTGGCAACTAGACTGGTCGTATGCATGGCCCTGTTTGCCGGCTCAGTAATCTCCATCACAATGATTTCTCTACGCAAATTTTGGGGCTACATGTACAGCAACGAGGAAGAAGTCGTGACATACATTGCCAGGATGATACCTGTcctcgccatatctttcttcataGATGGAATCCACACGTCTCTTTCAG GTGTGCTCTATGGATGTGGTGAGCAGAAGATTGGTGCGCGTGTCAACCTCGCCGCGTTCTACTTGGCAGGCATCCCTTTGGCCGTGTTGCTTGCATTCGTCTTGCATTTGAACGGGATG GGTCTTTGGCTCGGCATCGTCTGTGGTAGTCTCACCAAACTTGTGTTGCTCATGTGGATCGTTCTTTCGATAAACTGGGAGAAGGAG GCAATTAAAGCAAAAGACATGGTGTTAGGATCTTCTCTTCCGGCTGCATGA
- the LOC123154828 gene encoding protein DETOXIFICATION 16 isoform X2 has translation MEMPSVDEQPLLVELDDNAAAPEAKRLMRLAGPLVASGILRCALQLVSVMFVGHLGELPLAGASLATSLANVTGFSLLAGMASALDTLCGQAFGARQYHLLGVYKQRAMLVLTLACVPIALVWANTARFLLLLGQDPAIAAEAGAYARWLIPALVPYVPLTCHIRFLQTQSIVLPVMASSTVTSLSHVAVCWALVHKAGMGSKGAALATAVSYSTNLAILSLCTRLSGACKRTWTGFSMQAFKELRQFADLAVPSAMMVCLEWWSFELLVLLSGLLPNPKLETSVLSICLNTGALMFMVPSGLCTAISTRVSNELGAGRPHAAKLATRLVVCMALFAGSVISITMISLRKFWGYMYSNEEEVVTYIARMIPVLAISFFIDGIHTSLSGVLYGCGEQKIGARVNLAAFYLAGIPLAVLLAFVLHLNGMGLWLGIVCGSLTKLVLLMWIVLSINWEKEKHGENVDIGD, from the exons ATGGAGATGCCGAGCGTAGACGAGCAGCCCCTGCTCGTGGAGCTGGACGACAATGCGGCGGCACCGGAGGCGAAGCGACTGATGCGGCTGGCGGGGCCGCTGGTGGCAAGCGGCATCCTCCGGTGCGCGCTGCAGCTGGTGTCCGTGATGTTTGTCGGCCACCTTGGCGAGCTGCCCCTCGCCGGCGCTTCGCTCGCCACCTCCCTCGCCAACGTCACCGGCTTCAGCCTGCTAGCCGGCATGGCGAGCGCGCTGGACACGCTGTGCGGGCAGGCGTTCGGCGCGCGGCAGTACCACCTCCTCGGCGTCTACAAGCAgcgggcgatgctggtgctcacgCTCGCCTGCGTCCCCATCGCCCTCGTCTGGGCCAACACCGCCCGGTTCCTCCTGCTCCTCGGCCAGGACCCGGCCATCGCCGCCGAGGCCGGCGCCTACGCGCGGTGGCTCATCCCGGCCCTCGTCCCCTACGTCCCTCTCACGTGCCACATCCGGTTCCTGCAGACACAGAGCATCGTCCTTCCGGTCATGGCCAGCTCCACCGTGACGTCGCTGAGCCACGTCGCCGTGTGCTGGGCGCTGGTGCACAAGGCGGGCATGGGCAGCAAAGGCGCGGCGCTGGCCACCGCAGTTTCCTACTCCACAAACCTGGCTATACTGTCCCTGTGCACGAGGCTGTCCGGCGCCTGCAAGAGGACGTGGACTGGGTTCTCCATGCAGGCATTCAAGGAGCTGCGCCAGTTTGCGGATCTCGCCGTCCCGTCGGCCATGATGGTTTG CTTGGAATGGTGGTCGTTTGAATTGCTTGTGCTGCTCTCTGGTCTTCTGCCTAATCCTAAGCTTGAGACCTCAGTATTGTCAATATG TCTTAACACCGGTGCTCTCATGTTCATGGTGCCATCTGGTCTCTGCACAGCCATAAG TACACGCGTTTCCAATGAACTTGGTGCCGGTAGGCCTCACGCAGCGAAGCTGGCAACTAGACTGGTCGTATGCATGGCCCTGTTTGCCGGCTCAGTAATCTCCATCACAATGATTTCTCTACGCAAATTTTGGGGCTACATGTACAGCAACGAGGAAGAAGTCGTGACATACATTGCCAGGATGATACCTGTcctcgccatatctttcttcataGATGGAATCCACACGTCTCTTTCAG GTGTGCTCTATGGATGTGGTGAGCAGAAGATTGGTGCGCGTGTCAACCTCGCCGCGTTCTACTTGGCAGGCATCCCTTTGGCCGTGTTGCTTGCATTCGTCTTGCATTTGAACGGGATG GGTCTTTGGCTCGGCATCGTCTGTGGTAGTCTCACCAAACTTGTGTTGCTCATGTGGATCGTTCTTTCGATAAACTGGGAGAAGGAG AAGCATGGAGAAAATGTAGATATTGGGGACTAA